One window of Triticum dicoccoides isolate Atlit2015 ecotype Zavitan chromosome 5A, WEW_v2.0, whole genome shotgun sequence genomic DNA carries:
- the LOC119302936 gene encoding helicase protein MOM1-like isoform X2 codes for MANTRSGGANNEGAGGTSARKGSAATSAKDPKSATTSTSSASGRESRSLSTRETSDEQKPNLRRSNRETKGKNPILTTSSASTPVPQKSIRGRSNPSTPGTPKSSARKLKGSMRKASTPRTSDRVKKSTVSASTASNDATGVSSPVATPDKAVKREIDEHDSTKNDASESGTMPLKKQKRLTAQSYTNIFKTSSEEYEKSPAYEGNASKVHTEDNGSVLRYEESGAHEEDNQAHLSQVANNFLEGYTSGLCEVPKVILETDGLKTDVEKSEEDKQAYSSQVVNKFWEGYTSGQCEAPKVILETDGLKNDVEKSAPISEAHMTVDLCSSSPAMDATEPTDDCSEFALHVAMGQKADSSKFVEYWVPARLSRVQLEMYCYTLLSNSPALRSHSKTDSVGALRNILVSLRKCCDHPYLVDKTLHLLLTKGHPVTDILDIGVSASGKLLLLDKMLQEIWKKGQRVLILSQSCGGAGNPMGDILDDFVNQRFGFESYERVERDLNVRKKQGAMSMFNDTTKGRFIFLIDSRACVPSIKLSSVDVIIIYCSDWNPTNDLRVLQKISIESQSECVPIFRLYSSCTVEEKALILAKHGHILDSTVQNIRPILSHSLLSWGASFLFSRLEGLKNYACLRKDSDAEKLFMDKVLLDLKKLSTKDDPSTKMSNAAISQAHLSGPFYSRDSLVVGEREGISAPDSDLPKFWVNLLDQKSPRWQYITEQAQRSCRKIQNMEEGNVPADEADEGSTKRRKIAGILDSSANVLAGEDQDSILPETNTACSSRRKIAGILDSSANVLAGEDKDSILPETNVTSSSHQISVDDTWQEQGVENLQDTQKSLHIQLKPEISKLYELFELPGSVKCLCEELLEYTLKNHQVSQVPKDILHAFNIALCWRAASLSRHKVDHRESLALAVEHLKYECSETLAEKVYKKLRVLKKEFSHRVGRTSKSNQSISVKNISPYQQETSTKYGCDKSIPKQAGDKSIPKQAASVGGNESHQEDSHDLVIEPIVPGEKEVLYVPEIHEKQHLSKDALLNRITEKRIKLVDMVFSLREKNIHDKQTNEVAMFDIHRHKGVEKLREACRIVVEHLRRSQAAPEDRGSQRKLIVEWFTMLLYAFLKHMRYQREKLDLQQSMVWTKELQLKENFLHEAKFGQLDLTFDEHIYLPDSGFAIEEFSHFSSCVDTATSANCLQSLHETSAMEVTLVRSVIPSDVINAEAARNGSAEVLIHNGGMPASEGIGLTENTISNIFDCIDSQGGASLAVQHQVNSSPAIDNSINQESSSGDDRRTEHVGRQSGVGSQPLPGETDQHLGDAEMEVNTGNGDNTQADPPYLEPQIVVPVPSQASLQMSNEVEAEANLLLQSGQPIAAPAQLLQREAEQVDRSGMIPAQTLQPEMQPSASREAYMQSDLIIQSAQPSMVPTELSQRNVEQASLYRVPSSQCLPSGMHPWVPLSSILLERTHSDQCQPSHQPEAALGSSAKMVASMVFNHPPVGDEPLKNELHRLRSYIDSLNKTNELKKSQLRTECSQEIDKVKQKYDLLLQEQDSTHLQQTRTLDNLCEKVLLNQSIADYFRAKFISSSGAQARAHSPPNHQTPQASQQVPPRPSAVASTASPAASSSAGRPLVLTHHIQPLQVDRPSPSSPADPPPHVQPLKVDRPSPSSPAGPPPHVQPLKVDQLSPSSSPSSQVVRPRPSILNNIVRSPSTTFSLAPVLPRGSFGVQSDLARARAPAPHLRRRLPPQVHSMASANQQQLPTKLESISARTRATPVTPVNIRQSCPQAVPPGNPSLSSLHPSLYPTLAALLGPSSSHQIQQVPLLPSSSQPTRLSSPVPSTPNPVLPLTSPRGLTMTSSVSSAASNVLPSRGVGPSASGTLQSDPDPARWMNG; via the exons ATGGCCAATACCCGGTCAGGAGGGGCGAACAATGAGGGGGCAGGGGGCACCAGTGCAAGGAAAGGCAGCGCCGCCACCAGTGCAAAAGACCCCAAGTCTGCAACGACCTCCACCTCATCCGCCAGTGGAAGGGAGTCTAGAAGcttgtccacacgtgaaacaagCGATGAGCAGAAGCCAAACCTCAGGAGGTCGAACCGAGAAACAAAAGGAAAGAATCCCATTTTGACCACCAGTTCTGCCTCTACACCGGTTCCGCAGAAATCTATTAGGGGCAGAAGCAACCCCAGCACACCTGGTACCCCGAAATCGTCAGCAAGGAAGCTAAAAGGGTCGATGAGGAAGGCTAGTACCCCAAGAACATCCGACAGAGTAAAGAAAAGTACTGTTTCAGCTTCTACTGCTTCAAATGATGCAACTGGAGTTTCTAGTCCAGTGGCTACTCCCGACAAAGCCGTAAAAAGAGAAATTGATGAACATGACTCAACAAAGAATGATGCTTCCGAGAGTGGTACTATGCCATTGAAGAAGCAGAAAAGGCTAACCGCACAGAGCTATACAAATATCTTCAAGACATCTTCTGAAGAATATGAAAAATCTCCTG CCTATGAGGGAAATGCTTCCAAGGTACACACAGAAGACAATGGCTCTGTTTTGAGGTATGAAGAAAGTGGCGCACATGAAGAAGATAACCAGGCACATTTAAGTCAAGTCGCCAATAATTTTTTGGAAGGCTATACTTCTGGCCTGTGTGAAGTTCCCAAGGTGATATTGGAGACAGATGGGTTGAAAACTGATGTTGAAAAATCTGAAGAAGATAAACAGGCATATTCAAGTCAAGTCGTCAATAAATTTTGGGAAGGCTATACTTCTGGCCAGTGTGAAGCTCCCAAGGTGATATTGGAGACAGATGGGTTGAAAAATGATGTTGAAAAATCTGCTCCCATTTCAGAG GCACATATGACTGTTGATCTGTGCTCAAGCAGTCCTGCAATGGATGCTACAGAGCCAACTGATGACTGTTCAGAGTTCGCACTTCATGTTGCAATGGGCCAGAAAGCGGATTCATCAAAATTTGTGGAGTATTGGGTTCCTGCTCGCCTTTCACGAGTGCAGCTAGAAATGTACTGTTATACCTTACTTTCAAACTCGCCTGCGCTTCGATCACATTCAAAAACTGACAGTGTTGGTGCTCTTCGCAACATTCTTGTATCCCTCCGGAAG TGCTGCGACCACCCTTATCTAGTAGATAAAACGTTGCATTTATTACTTACCAAGGGACACCCAGTAACTGATATCCTAGATATTGGAGTGAGTGCAAGTGGCAAGCTACTGCTTCTTGACAAAATGCTCCAAGAAATCTGGAAAAAAGGGCAGAGAGTTCTTATCCTTTCCCAG TCTTGTGGTGGGGCTGGCAATCCAATGGGTGACATTTTGGATGACTTTGTCAATCAAAGATTTGGTTTTGAGTCATATGAGCGCGTGGAGCGTGATCTCAATGTACGAAAGAAACAGGGTGCAATGAGTATGTTCAATGACACGACTAAGGGCCGGTTTATTTTCTTGATTGATAGTCGTGCGTGTGTCCCAAGCATTAAACTATCATCAGTTGATGTCATCATCATATATTGTAGTGATTGGAATCCCACAAATGACTTGAGAGTCCTCCAGAAGATCAGCATAGAGTCACAATCCGAGTGTGTGCCCATTTTTCGTTTGTATTCGTCTTGTACAGTGGAGGAAAAGGCTCTTATACTTGCAAAGCATGGTCATATTCTTGATAGCACTGTCCAGAATATAAGGCCTATCCTGAGCCATTCTCTGCTTAGTTGGGGTGCATCATTTCTCTTCAGTAGACTCGAAGGGCTAAAAAACTATGCATGTTTACGCAAGGATTCTGATGCTGAGAAACTGTTCATGGATAAAGTACTTTTGGACTTAAAGAAGTTATCCACTAAAGATGATCCCAGCACTAAGATGAGCAATGCAGCCATATCACAAGCTCATCTGAGTGGACCTTTTTATTCTAGAGATAGTCTTGTAGTAGGTGAGAGGGAGGGGATCTCTGCACCTGATAGTGATCTGCCAAAGTTCTGGGTAAATTTGCTAGATCAGAAGTCTCCTCGTTGGCAGTATATAACTGAGCAGGCACAAAGAAGCTGTAGAAAGATACAAAACATGGAAGAAGGGAACGTTCCTGCCGATGAGGCTGATGAAGGCAGTACCAAACGTAGAAAAATTGCTGGAATCTTGGATTCATCTGCAAATGTTTTAGCTGGCGAAGACCAGGACTCAATATTGCCTGAAACTAATACGGCATGTAGTTCTCGTCGAAAAATTGCTGGAATCTTGGATTCATCTGCAAATGTTTTAGCTGGCGAAGACAAGGACTCAATATTGCCTGAAACTAATGTGACATCTAGTTCTCATCAAATATCAGTTGATGACACATGGCAGGAACAAG GGGTGGAAAATCTTCAAGACACACAAAAAAGTCTTCACATCCAGTTGAAGCCTGAGATCTCAAAGCTATATGAATTGTTTGAACTACCG GGGAGTGTTAAATGTTTATGTGAAGAACTTCTTGAGTATACTTTGAAGAATCACCAAGTCAGTCAGGTGCCAAAGGACATACTGCATGCATTCAACATTGCACTG tgctggcgtgctgcttctcTCTCAAGGCATAAAGTCGATCATAGAGAATCACTGGCCCTTGCTGTAGAACATTTGAAGTATGAGTGCAGTGAAACTCTTGCGGAGAAGGTTTATAAGAAGCTAAGGGTCCTAAAGAAGGAGTTCTCACATAGAGTAGGCAGAACAAGCAAGAGTAATCAATCAATTTCAGTAAAGAACATATCACCATACCAGCAGGAGACCTCAACTAAATATGGATGTGACAAATCAATCCCTAAGCAGGCAGGTGACAAATCAATCCCTAAGCAGGCAGCGTCTGTTGGTGGGAATGAATCACATCAAGAGGATTCACATGACTtagtgattgagcctattgtaccaGGAGAGAAGGAAGTGCTATATGTTCCAGAGATTCATGAAAAACAACATTTATCAAAGGATGCACTTCTTAATAGAATCACAGAGAAAAGAATTAAATTAGTTGACATGGTTTTCTCCTTGAGAGAAAAGAATATCCATGATAAACAAACAAATGAGGTCGCAATGTTTGACATTCACAGGCACAAGGGAGTGGAGAAACTGAGAGAAGCATGCAGAATAGTTGTGGAACATCTTCGTAGGTCTCAAGCTGCTCCAGAGGACAGAGGTAGTCAAAGAAAGCTAATAGTTGAATGGTTCACTATGTTACTATATGCGTTTCTGAAGCACATGAGGTACCAGCGTGAGAAGCTTGACTTGCAGCAATCAATGGTGTGGACCAAGGAGTTACAGTTGAAGGAAAATTTCCTTCACGAAGCAAAATTTGGCCAATTAGATCTTACTTTTGATGAACATATTTATTTACCAGATTCAGGCTTTGCTATTGAGGAATTCAGCCATTTTAGCTCCTGTGTTGATACAGCAACTTCGGCAAACTGTCTGCAGTCTTTGCATGAAACCTCAGCGATGGAAGTTACATTGGTTCGTAGTGTGATTCCATCTGATGTTATCAATGCAGAAGCAGCGAGAAATGGTTCTGCTGAAGTTCTTATCCACAATGGGGGAATGCCAGCATCAGAAGGTATTGGTTTGACAGAGAACACGATCAGCAATATTTTTGATTGCATCGACTCGCAAGGAGGGGCATCTCTGGCTGTTCAACACCAAGTAAATTCTAGTCCTGCAATTGATAATTCTATTAATCAG GAATCTTCAAGTGGTGACGATAGAAGGACTGAACATGTTGGGCGACAGAGTGGTGTGGGTTCGCAACCATTACCCGGAGAGACTGACCAACATTTAGGAGATGCTGAAATGGAAGTTAACACCGGCAATGGGGACAATACTCAGGCAGATCCACCTTACCTAGAACCACAGATTGTGGTTCCTGTGCCCAGCCAGGCTTCCTTGCAAATGTCCAACGAAGTTGAAGCTGAGGCCAATCTTTTACTGCAGTCAGGCCAACCAATTGCAGCTCCAGCACAACTTCTGCAAAGAGAGGCAGAACAAGTAGACCGTTCTGGTATGATACCAGCTCAGACTTTGCAACCTGAAATGCAACCATCAGCATCCAGGGAAGCTTATATGCAGTCAGATCTGATAATTCAATCTGCACAACCAAGTATGGTGCCAACTGAGCTTTCACAGAGAAATGTAGAACAAGCAAGCCTTTATCGTGTACCATCATCTCAGTGTTTGCCATCTGGAATGCACCCATGGGTTCCACTGTCCAGTATTCTGCTTGAAAGAACACACTCTGATCAGTGTCAACCAAGTCATCAACCCGAGGCTGCACTTGGTTCTTCAGCAAAAATGGTGGCATCAATGGTGTTTAATCATCCACCAGTTGGTGATGAACCACTGAAAAATGAGTTGCACAGATTGCGGTCATACATTGACTCGCTTAATAAAACCAACGAACTAAAG AAATCACAACTTAGGACTGAGTGTAGCCAAGAAATAGACAAGGTCAAACAAAAGTATGATTTGTTACTTCAAGAACAGGATTCCACTCATCTTCAGCAAACAAGGACACTTGATAATTTATGTGAGAAAGTTCTCCTCAACCAGTCAATAGCTGACTATTTTCGGGCTAAATTCATATCTTCTTCTGGAGCACAAG CTAGAGCCCACAGCCCTCCAAATCACCAGACACCCCAGGCCTCTCAGCAAGTTCCCCCGAGGCCTTCAGCGGTGGCATCGACTGCATCACCAGCTGCGTCGTCATCAGCTGGTCGACCACTAGTGTTGACACATCATATCCAACCATTACAGGTCGACCGACCATCACCATCATCGCCAGCTGATCCACCACCACATGTCCAACCATTAAAGGTCGATCgaccatcaccatcatcaccagctggTCCACCACCACATGTCCAACCATTAAAGGTCGATCAActatcaccatcatcatcgccatctTCACAAGTTGTCAGACCTCGCCCCTCCATACTAAACAACATTGTCAGATCACCGTCAACTACTTTTAGTCTCGCGCCAGTTCTGCCACGGGGAAGCTTTGGAGTCCAGAGTGATCTAGCACGTGCACGTGCACCTGCTCCTCATCTTCGGCGCAGGTTGCCTCCACAGGTGCATTCGATGGCATCTGCAAATCAGCAGCAGCTTCCAACTAAGCTGGAGAGCATTTCTGCAAGGACACGGGCTACCCCTGTGACTCCAGTAAATATAAGACAATCATGCCCACAGGCAGTTCCCCCAGGGAACCCATCACTGTCAAGTTTGCACCCAAGTTTATACCCCACTTTAGCCGCACTCTTGGGGCCATCAAGTTCACATCAAATTCAGCAGGTTCCACTACTGCCATCAAGTTCACAGCCAACACGCTTGTCGTCACCAGTAccttcaactccaaatccagttctGCCACTAACATCACCGCGAGGTTTGACTATGACATCTAGCGTTTCCTCAGCTGCGTCGAATGTGTTGCCAAGTAGGGGTGTTGGGCCTTCCGCATCAGGCACGCTGCAGTCAGATCCTGATCCAGCACGCTGGATGAATGGCTAA